CGCATGGAAGCGCGTGGTGAAGGCGGAGATGTCGACCAGGTTGCCGTCGGCCCAGACGCGGCCGAGGCGGGTGGCGCCGGCGCAGAGCCCGACCGCGAAGGAGATCGCATAGCTGTAGTCGGTCTCGCTCACGCCGGGGCCGCCGAGGCCCTTGCCGCCGCCGGTGCTGCCGGTGGTGGCGGTCTCGCGGTAGCGGCTGGCCCAGATCACCTGGCCCGCGATGCGGACGCGGCCATAGAGGCGCGGGATCGGCGCGCCTTCGCTGGAGGCCTGCAATTGCGTGTCGCCCAGGCGCGGACCGTCGACATGCTTGCCGGGCGCGATGGCGGCGTCGATCTGGGTGCCGAGATAGGCGCCGATCGCGCCGCCGATCTGCGCCCCGCTCAGCGTGACGCCGAACAGCGACAGACCCGAGCCGAACAGCGATGCGCCGAGCCCGGAGCCGACGACACCGAGGACGAGGGAAGCCATGGGATATCCTTCGACCTCTCCGCAAGGGAGAGGTGCATGCGAAATTCAGATCCGAAAGGCGTAGGCCAGCTTGCGGCGCCAGGCGGACGTGAAGGGCTCTTCCGAGACGCGGCGGTTCTGACGCGCATGGATCAGGGTGAGCGCGCCGCCCTGCTCCGCCACCAGGCCGCAATGCTTGGCGGGGCCGCGCGGCACCATGCGGAACAGCGCGACGTCGCCGGGCGCGATGTCGCGCAGCGGCACCGGCCGCAGGTGTCGCGCCAGCGCCGTATATAATGTCTCGCGCGGATCGGCTTCGGCCCAGTCGGGCGAATAGGGCGGCGGCGCTTCGGGTTCGGCGCCATGCCGCTCGCGCCACACGCCGCGCAGCAGGCCGAGGCAGTCGCAGCCGGCGCCTTTCACGCTCGCCTGGTGGACATAGGGCGTGCCGAGCCAGCCGCGCGCGAGCTGCACGATGTCAGTTTCCATAGCGGCTGCCTCCATCCATCGGCTGGGTCTGCGTGGGCGACGCCAGCACTGCGTCATTGCCCGGCATGTAGGGGAAGCCGCGGAAATTGACGCTGTTGGCGAAGCGGTCGCGGCAGGTCGCAAATTGCTTGTCGCAGCCCGCCGTCACGGTGAAGGTATCGCCGGGCGCGACCGGCGCGCTCATCGCCTGCCACAGCTCGATCGAACCGGCGGCATGGCGCTTGACCTCCATGGCGCGGCCGGCATTGGCGCCGCCGGTGAAGGTGAGCTTGCCCTGGCTGAACCAGCCGTTCGCATAGGCATCGAGCCCCGTGACGGCGAAGCGGCGGTTGTCGATGACGCGCGCCACCGCGGCGGAAGCGGCGAAGGCGGAAGACGAAATGTCCTTGCCGCAGCGCCCATCGCCGAGATCGGCGTCGCAGCCATAGCCGTAGACCCGGCCCACCGGCTGGTTCAGGCGATGCGCCAGGCCGCGGATCTCGGCGCTGAAGTCGGTCTTGCCGCGCTTGACCTCGCCGAGGCTGCCCTTGCGCATCAGCACGCGCTGCTCCGGCGCCCCCCAGTTCACGCGCCAGATCTCGATCGCCGCGTCGTCGTAGAGACCGGCGGCAAGGTCGGCCTCGTTGAGCGTGGCGGCGCTGAGCGCCCCCAGGACGGTGAGGTTGTCGACCGCGAGGCCGAGCGTCGACTGCACCTCGCTGGCGGTGAAGCCGGTGGCGGGCTCATAGGACAAGCCGTCGAAGCCGAGCGCGCAATCATGGTCGGTGAAGCCCTGCAGCGCACCGTCGCGGCGGATGAGCTTC
The nucleotide sequence above comes from Rhizomicrobium sp.. Encoded proteins:
- a CDS encoding DUF2163 domain-containing protein codes for the protein MKPLPSGLQAHLSSGATTLCWCWKLIRRDGALQGFTDHDCALGFDGLSYEPATGFTASEVQSTLGLAVDNLTVLGALSAATLNEADLAAGLYDDAAIEIWRVNWGAPEQRVLMRKGSLGEVKRGKTDFSAEIRGLAHRLNQPVGRVYGYGCDADLGDGRCGKDISSSAFAASAAVARVIDNRRFAVTGLDAYANGWFSQGKLTFTGGANAGRAMEVKRHAAGSIELWQAMSAPVAPGDTFTVTAGCDKQFATCRDRFANSVNFRGFPYMPGNDAVLASPTQTQPMDGGSRYGN